From a single Lewinella sp. LCG006 genomic region:
- a CDS encoding metallophosphoesterase has protein sequence MQVKNIGVLHGKVLVFGGVYSNLQALEKMMAIAIDLGITPENIICTGDIVGYCADPEAVVQKVKSWGIHSIAGNVELQLRDGEEDCGCDFNDGSRCDIFSRQWYPFAQSVLSPDAIQWMHQLPHHLEFQYAGLKGRVIHGSTTEVSGYIFASTPWAEKAKHLSAAKADFILGGHCGLPFSEEKKEKYWLNPGVIGMPANDGTPRVWYMLLDDRNGFDFEHHSFEYDHATASAQMRAHKLPAAYALTLETGLWDNCEILPPEETAAQGQRISF, from the coding sequence CTTGGAAAAAATGATGGCTATTGCCATTGATCTTGGCATTACCCCTGAGAATATTATCTGTACGGGTGATATCGTTGGTTACTGCGCTGATCCGGAAGCCGTTGTTCAAAAGGTCAAATCTTGGGGTATACACAGTATTGCAGGAAACGTAGAACTCCAATTACGCGATGGCGAAGAGGACTGTGGCTGTGATTTTAATGATGGTAGCCGCTGTGATATTTTTTCCCGCCAGTGGTATCCTTTTGCACAATCGGTTTTAAGCCCAGACGCTATTCAGTGGATGCATCAATTGCCGCACCACTTGGAATTTCAATACGCTGGCCTGAAGGGCCGAGTAATACATGGTTCTACGACGGAAGTATCAGGTTATATTTTTGCTTCTACTCCCTGGGCGGAAAAGGCTAAACACTTAAGTGCAGCGAAGGCTGATTTTATCCTTGGCGGACATTGTGGCCTACCCTTTAGTGAAGAAAAAAAAGAAAAGTACTGGTTGAATCCCGGTGTCATCGGGATGCCCGCCAATGATGGCACTCCCCGCGTATGGTACATGCTCCTCGATGATCGCAATGGTTTTGATTTTGAGCACCATAGCTTTGAATACGACCATGCCACTGCTTCCGCGCAGATGCGTGCACACAAGTTACCCGCCGCCTACGCTCTTACGCTGGAAACAGGACTTTGGGACAATTGCGAGATTCTTCCTCCGGAGGAAACTGCTGCCCAGGGGCAGCGGATTTCTTTTTAG